One Rossellomorea aquimaris DNA window includes the following coding sequences:
- the sigK gene encoding RNA polymerase sporulation sigma factor SigK: protein MSGVLTALGYFFKELIFLVSYVKNNAFPQPLSAADERKYLRLMAEGDEHARNMLIEHNLRLVAHIVKKFENTGEDPEDLISIGTIGLIKAIESYSEGKGTKLATYAARCIENEILMHLRALKKTKKDVSLHDPIGQDKEGNEISLIDILKSESDDVIDTIQLSMELEKVRKYICVLDEREKEVIVGRFGLDLKEEKTQREIAKELGISRSYVSRIEKRALMKMFHEFYREEKEKRNKS from the coding sequence TTTAAAGAATTAATTTTCCTCGTTTCTTACGTAAAGAATAATGCATTCCCTCAACCACTATCTGCAGCAGATGAACGAAAATATTTAAGACTGATGGCAGAAGGAGATGAGCATGCCCGAAATATGCTCATTGAACATAACCTGCGATTGGTTGCTCACATCGTCAAGAAGTTCGAAAACACAGGCGAAGATCCAGAAGATTTAATTTCCATCGGGACCATCGGATTGATAAAGGCAATTGAAAGCTATTCAGAAGGAAAAGGCACGAAGCTAGCAACCTATGCGGCAAGATGTATCGAGAATGAGATTCTTATGCATCTTCGTGCTCTCAAGAAAACGAAAAAAGATGTCTCTCTTCACGATCCTATCGGTCAAGATAAAGAAGGAAACGAAATCAGCTTAATTGATATCTTAAAATCCGAGAGTGATGATGTCATCGATACGATTCAATTAAGTATGGAACTTGAAAAGGTTAGAAAATACATTTGTGTGCTGGACGAGAGGGAAAAAGAAGTGATCGTCGGACGATTCGGATTAGACTTGAAAGAGGAAAAAACCCAACGGGAAATTGCCAAGGAATTAGGAATCTCAAGAAGCTATGTATCACGTATTGAAAAAAGGGCACTCATGAAGATGTTTCATGAATTTTATCGTGAGGAAAAAGAAAAACGGAATAAATCATGA